One Capsicum annuum cultivar UCD-10X-F1 chromosome 2, UCD10Xv1.1, whole genome shotgun sequence genomic window carries:
- the LOC107860010 gene encoding pentatricopeptide repeat-containing protein At5g44230 has product MVSLARKLIASRNPSPISLESQEALQPFIPFSRLQETKLLESHLVSLLDNCSSLIQIKQVHAHVIRKGLDQCCYVLAKLLRMLTKINVPMNPYPRLVFHQVEYGNPFLWTALIRGYSIQGPLEEAVHLYNAMRREDISPVSFTLTALFKGCSDELELNLGRQIHCHGIKLGGFCKDMFVHNTLIDMYVKCGCLDCGRKVFDEMYERDVISWTSLIVAYSKAGDMAAAVELFERLPVKDLVAWTAMVSGCARNGKPREALEFFHRMQSAGVETDELTLVAVISACAQLGAAKYANWARDVAEGYGFGPANHVMVGSALIDMYSKCGNVEEAYKVFEKMREKNVFSYSSMIVGFAMHGCANAALDLFEEMVKTEVKPNKVTFIGVLMACTHAGLVERGRDLFDRMEKHYVVEPSIEHYACMIDLLGRAGQLEEALELIKAMPMEPNSGAWGALLGACRIHGNPEIAEVAGHRLFELEPDSIGNYVLLGNTYASAGRWEDVLEVRKLIKQKLLRKDPSRSWIEGKEGVIHEFYAGDMTHPNSKEVKEALEDLVGRLKSCGYEPNLSSVPYDLSEEHKRRILLTHSEKLALAYGLLITDTGSAIRIMKNLRICEDCHSFMCGASQITGREIIVRDNKRFHHFRNGVCSCGNFW; this is encoded by the coding sequence ATGGTTTCACTAGCTCGGAAGCTGATCGCATCCCGGAACCCTAGTCCAATAAGCTTAGAATCCCAAGAAGCTTTGCAGCCCTTCATCCCATTTTCCCGACTTCAAGAGACAAAGCTCTTAGAGTCCCATCTAGTTTCGCTTCTTGATAACTGTAGCAGCCTAATTCAGATCAAACAAGTACATGCTCACGTTATTCGCAAAGGTCTTGACCAATGCTGCTATGTTCTCGCTAAGCTATTACGTATGCTTACAAAAATCAACGTCCCAATGAACCCATATCCCCGTCTTGTGTTTCATCAAGTGGAGTACGGTAACCCTTTTTTGTGGACCGCTTTAATTCGGGGTTATTCAATTCAAGGACCATTGGAAGAGGCGGTCCATTTGTATAATGCCATGAGAAGGGAGGATATATCGCCTGTTTCTTTTACGTTGACTGCTTTGTTTAAGGGTTGTAGTGATGAACTCGAGTTGAATTTAGGTAGGCAGATTCATTGTCACGGGATAAAGCTTGGTGGGTTTTGTAAAGATATGTTTGTTCATAATACTTTGATTGATATGTATGTGAAGTGTGGTTGTTTGGATTGTGGTCgaaaggtgtttgatgaaatgtatgaGAGGGATGTGATTTCGTGGACTTCGTTAATTGTTGCGTATTCGAAGGCTGGAGACATGGCGGCAGCTGTTGAGCTGTTTGAGAGATTGCCTGTGAAAGATTTGGTTGCTTGGACTGCTATGGTGTCAGGTTGTGCACGGAATGGTAAACCAAGGGAGGCGTTGGAGTTCTTCCATAGGATGCAGTCTGCAGGTGTGGAGACTGATGAGTTGACATTGGTTGCGGTTATTTCAGCTTGTGCACAGTTGGGGGCTGCTAAATATGCAAATTGGGCTCGTGATGTGGCTGAGGGATATGGTTTTGGACCTGCCAATCATGTTATGGTGGGGTCTGCATTGATTGATATGTACTCCAAGTGTGGGAATGTGGAGGAAGCATACAAGGTTTTTGAGAAGATGAGGGAAAAGAATGTGTTCTCGTATAGTTCGATGATTGTTGGTTTTGCAATGCATGGATGTGCGAATGCTGCATTAGATTTGTTCGAAGAAATGGTGAAAACTGAGGTAAAGCCTAATAAGGTGACATTCATTGGTGTTCTTATGGCCTGTACTCATGCAGGTTTGGTGGAACGGGGTCGAGACCTGTTTGATAGAATGGAGAAACATTATGTCGTTGAACCATCAATAGAACACTATGCTTGCATGATTGATCTCCTTGGCAGGGCTGGGCAACTAGAAGAAGCTCTTGAGCTTATCAAAGCTATGCCAATGGAGCCTAATAGTGGTGCCTGGGGCGCCCTGCTAGGAGCTTGTCGGATTCATGGTAATCCTGAAATTGCAGAAGTTGCTGGTCACCGTTTATTTGAGCTTGAACCTGATAGCATTGGAAACTATGTCTTGCTTGGCAATACATACGCTTCAGCAGGAAGGTGGGAAGATGTTCTGGAggtaagaaaattaataaaacaaaaactgCTGAGGAAAGACCCTTCACGCAGCTGGATTGAAGGCAAAGAGGGGGTGATTCACGAGTTCTATGCTGGTGATATGACCCACCCAAACTCGAAAGAGGTTAAGGAAGCACTTGAGGATCTTGTTGGTCGGCTTAAGTCATGTGGCTACGAGCCAAACTTAAGTTCCGTGCCTTATGATCTGAGTGAGGAACATAAAAGGCGAATACTTCTCACACATAGTGAGAAGCTGGCTTTGGCATATGGGCTGCTCATCACTGATACTGGGTCTGCCATCAGGATCATGAAAAATCTAAGAATCTGTGAAGATTGCCACTCATTTATGTGCGGTGCATCTCAAATCACTGGCAGGGAGATTATTGTCAGGGATAACAAGAGATTTCACCATTTCCGTAATGGTGTATGTTCTTGTGGTAACTTTTGGTAA
- the LOC107860009 gene encoding late embryogenesis abundant protein — protein MSHYENQYSAGQVQTDEYGNPIRHSTAGQVQTDEYGNPIRQTDEYGNPVHRTGGTMGDYGTIGAYGTQAAGHTTGVHGGEQRQHGTLGGMLHRSGSSSSSSSEDDGHGGRRKKKGIKDKVKEKLPGGHRDDQAHSTATTTTTGYGMEGSHEKKGFMEKIKEKLPGHHGTGHH, from the exons ATGTCGCACTACGAGAACCAATATAGTGCAGGACAGGTGCAGACGGACGAATACGGCAACCCCATCCGACATAGTACTGCAGGGCAGGTGCAGACAGACGAATATGGCAATCCCATACGCCAAACTGACGAATATGGAAACCCAGTCCATCGTACTGGAGGGACCATGGGAGACTATGGAACTATTGGTGCTTATGGAACTCAGGCTGCTGGCCACACTACTGGCGTACATGGTGGGGAGCAAAGGCAGCATGGCACTCTCGGTGGCATGCTTCACCGTTCTGGCAGCTCTAGCTCCAGCAGCTCT GAGGATGATGGACACGGTGGTAGAAGGAAGAAGAAAGGGATAAAGGACAAGGTTAAGGAGAAATTGCCAGGAGGTCACAGGGATGACCAAGCCCATTCAACTGCAACTACTACGACTACTGGTTATGGCATGGAAGGCTCTCATGAGAAAAAAGGGTTTATggagaagattaaggagaagctTCCAGGCCATCATGGCACTGGCCACCACTAG
- the LOC107860006 gene encoding abscisic acid and environmental stress-inducible protein TAS14 encodes MAQYGDQDQMRQTDEYGNRVQETGGMGTGGYGTHQGTGMGGMGATGGMGDTGGMGAMGGGTGTGMGMGTGGTHGTGTGMGMGTGHHEGQQQLRRSDSSSSSEDDGQGGRRKKGIKEKIMEKMPGGHGQQEGTEYGQHGQTTTTTTYGTTEEAGEKKGMMDKIKDKIPGMH; translated from the exons ATGGCACAATACGGTGACCAAGACCAAATGCGCCAGACTGATGAATATGGAAACCGCGTCCAAGAAACTGGGGGCATGGGAACTGGAGGCTATGGAACTCACCAAGGTACTGGTATGGGGGGCATGGGTGCCACTGGTGGTATGGGAGACACTGGTGGAATGGGGGCCATGGGTGGAGGTACTGGCACTGGAATGGGTATGGGCACTGGTGGAACTCACGGCACTGGTACGGGCATGGGTATGGGTACTGGTCACCATGAGGGACAACAGCAGCTTCGTCGATCCGACAGCTCTAGCTCT TCGGAGGATGATGGACAAGGTGGGAGGAGAAAGAAGGGCATAAAGGAGAAGATAATGGAGAAGATGCCAGGAGGACATGGCCAACAGGAAGGCACTGAATATGGTCAACATGGGCAaacaactactactactacttatGGTACTACTGAAGAAGCTGGAGAGAAGAAGGGAATGATGGACAAAATCAAGGACAAGATCCCTGGGATGCATTGA